The Cervus elaphus chromosome 21, mCerEla1.1, whole genome shotgun sequence genome window below encodes:
- the LOC122679553 gene encoding UDP-glucuronic acid decarboxylase 1-like gives MKLLTTRPSFMCSSESGGRSARPGMLSQPLLRLASAVSRRRMKLLLGIALLAYVASVWGNLVNMRSIQENGELRIESRIEEIIEPLREKIRDLEKSFTQKYPPVKFLSEKDRKRILVTGGAGFAGSHLTDKLMMDGHEVTVVDNFFTGRKRNVEHWIGHKNFELINHDVVEPLYIEVDQIYHLASPASPPNYMYNPIKTLKTNTIGTLNMLGLAKRVGARLLLASTSEVYGDPEVHPQTEDYWGHVNPIGPRACYDEGKRVAETMCYAYMKQEGVEVRVARIFNKILN, from the coding sequence ATGAAGTTGCTGACCACCCGGCCATCGTTCATGTGCAGCTCGGAGTCGGGCGGCCGCAGTGCGCGGCCCGGGATGCTGAGCCAGCCGCTTCTTCGCCTAGCGTCCGCCGTCAGCCGCAGGAGGATGAAGCTACTGCTGGGCATCGCGCTGCTCGCCTACGTGGCCTCTGTTTGGGGCAACTTGGTTAACATGAGGTCCATCCAGGAAAACGGGGAGCTGAGAATTGAGAGCAGGATTGAAGAGATCATTGAACCACTAAGGGAGAAAATCAGAGATTTGGAAAAGAGCTTCACCCAGAAATACCCGCCAGTAAAATTTTTATCAGAAAAGGACCGTAAAAGAATTTTGGTAACTGGGGGCGCAGGCTTTGCGGGTTCCCACCTCACAGACAAACTCATGATGGACGGTCACGAAGTGACCGTGGTGGACAACTTCTTCACCGGCAGGAAGAGGAACGTGGAGCACTGGATCGGCCACAAGAACTTTGAGCTGATCAACCACGACGTGGTGGAGCCACTGTACATCGAAGTGGACCAGATCTACCACCTGgcctctcctgcctcacctcccaACTACATGTACAATCCCATCAAGACACTGAAGACCAACACCATCGGAACACTAAACATGCTGGGGCTGGCAAAGCGCGTTGGGGCCCGTCTACTCCTGGCCTCCACCTCAGAGGTGTACGGAGACCCTGAAGTCCACCCACAGACCGAGGATTACTGGGGCCATGTGAATCCCATAGGACCCCGAGCCTGCTATGATGAAGGGAAGCGAGTCGCTGAGACCATGTGCTATGCCTACATGAAGCAGGAGGGTGTGGAGGTGCGTGTGGCCAGGATCTTCAACAAGATTCTTAATTGA